The sequence TGATCGCCGTCGCCAGCAGAAAGGCCACCAGCGTCAACAGCAGATGCAGCAACGGAGAAGCGCTCAGGTACACCCACAGGGCGTCCAGCGGGGCCAGATTCATGAGGACACCTCATCGGCGCTGGGTGACTTGCCTCCTGACCCGCTCGGTGTCGCAGAACCTCGATCGATCAAGCGCTGCAATAGCCACGCCGTGACGAATTGGGTGACCGCGATCGACGCGACCAGCGTGATGGCGATGGCGGTGAGATCGCGTGCGATAAGCTCGAAATGGACCATCACACCAACGCCCGCGGGCACGAACAGCAGCGACAGATGCGAGAGCAGGCCATTGCTGGCAAGCCTGAGACTGGCAGGCACACGTTCCCGCAGCAGCGCACGGGCCAGCTGACGTTGACCGAGATCTCGATCCGCATTCTCGTCAATACGCAGCACTCCTTCCCCCTCTCTGTCCGGGGCAGGCAACAACCGTTTGCGCAACCGCCCTCGCAACATCAACCCCAGCAGCAGGAACAACATTCCCAATACCGGCCCCG comes from bacterium Scap17 and encodes:
- a CDS encoding CidA/LrgA family protein; translated protein: MALIKGFCILLLCQFLGEVTGRALLLPVPGPVLGMLFLLLGLMLRGRLRKRLLPAPDREGEGVLRIDENADRDLGQRQLARALLRERVPASLRLASNGLLSHLSLLFVPAGVGVMVHFELIARDLTAIAITLVASIAVTQFVTAWLLQRLIDRGSATPSGSGGKSPSADEVSS